A window of Exiguobacterium sp. FSL W8-0210 contains these coding sequences:
- the scpB gene encoding SMC-Scp complex subunit ScpB, with amino-acid sequence MAYEQIIESLLFVVGDDGIDPRGLSQALEISEAAAREQLLALQTTFETEQRVLQIVESGGVFKMVTRKEMSPYIQAYAGSLAEDSLSRAAMETLVIIAYKQPVTRADIEVVRGVKTERVIHTLSAKGLIEEAGRAKGVGRAKLYKTTDHFLDHFGLNSIEELPPLEFEETFESDGDLFFRNDPSLEERVN; translated from the coding sequence TTGGCGTATGAACAAATCATTGAGAGCCTGTTATTCGTCGTCGGAGACGATGGGATCGATCCACGTGGTCTCAGTCAAGCGTTAGAAATCAGTGAAGCGGCAGCGCGTGAACAGTTGCTGGCTCTTCAAACGACATTCGAAACAGAGCAGCGTGTGTTGCAAATTGTGGAGTCGGGTGGTGTCTTTAAGATGGTGACACGAAAAGAAATGTCGCCATATATTCAGGCATATGCCGGTTCGCTCGCAGAAGATTCCTTGTCTCGAGCAGCGATGGAGACACTCGTCATCATCGCATACAAACAACCCGTCACACGTGCTGACATCGAAGTCGTTCGTGGTGTGAAGACGGAGCGTGTCATCCATACGTTAAGTGCAAAAGGTTTGATTGAAGAGGCGGGACGCGCTAAAGGCGTCGGTCGCGCGAAATTGTATAAAACGACGGATCATTTCCTGGACCATTTTGGTTTGAACAGTATTGAAGAGTTGCCGCCACTCGAGTTCGAAGAAACGTTCGAATCGGATGGAGATCTCTTCTTCCGGAATGATCCTTCATTAGAGGAGAGAGTGAATTAA